In Psychrobacter sp. JCM 18902, a single window of DNA contains:
- the dacB gene encoding D-alanyl-D-alanine carboxypeptidase/D-alanyl-D-alanine-endopeptidase: MRPTSKLRHSSAFTAKLFPFCRYQRPSQPPAKYVPIMALLATATLLPIHAQAALPKAIEAALSLADLTEADISIIVTPVGDKNASHLPAPIQVIDSSTHRSSKPALQTKPTANINADIKSNSQKATQNNNDKTNNNHVRQQSTLITIEQRTIEKHEKKLHAYTDDPYTYQSLESIPTILGDKAKTAIINTNANNDKTDDISTDNPSIKISFSPLLNHQADIARTPASTMKLVPSFIALDTLGADFVWHTRVYHTGLVIGDRLHGDLIIQGSGDPKMTHERLKQLLYKIQSSGIHHIDGDIIIDSGVFKNVSKDPAAFDNSPLRPYNASPDGFLVNFSTIGIKSYPLNDDQANLTYTPKLANYDLPSIINTRSAACGQARYSLAPEWQTKQLVLNTQLPNSCQEHAFYVAYPDAKDFAARVIAAKWQELGNTLSGSVITQEAPYITTKSTKSTHGLAALPVSPLPIVSYPSLNLTQQIYDINHFSNNVMTEQVALSIGVYDKVDNKTLDKAINGSHSLYQFGTPTATSYPVALHTINQWWQTNLSTPPPHLTNGSGLCRDCTITAANLSELLTYAYSHPSFNAYVNSLGIAGVSGTITAHSERLPESAAIGRAWIKTGTLNNVTSMAGYVKGLSGQDYVVVGLINSEQAHNAYTARPVLDAMLDWTAQH, from the coding sequence ATGCGACCCACCTCTAAACTCCGTCATTCCTCTGCTTTTACTGCCAAGTTATTCCCTTTCTGTCGTTATCAGCGACCGTCGCAGCCGCCTGCTAAATACGTACCTATCATGGCGTTATTAGCAACGGCGACACTATTGCCCATCCATGCACAAGCAGCACTACCAAAAGCCATCGAAGCAGCATTATCACTAGCCGATTTAACAGAAGCTGATATTAGTATTATCGTCACACCAGTCGGTGATAAAAATGCCAGTCACCTGCCCGCCCCCATTCAGGTTATTGATAGCAGCACACACCGCTCATCTAAACCCGCTCTTCAGACAAAACCGACTGCCAATATAAATGCTGATATAAAAAGTAACTCTCAAAAAGCCACGCAAAATAATAATGACAAAACCAATAATAACCATGTGCGCCAACAGAGTACGCTGATTACTATTGAGCAGCGTACCATTGAAAAGCATGAGAAAAAACTGCATGCTTACACCGATGATCCTTATACTTATCAAAGCTTAGAAAGCATCCCAACGATATTGGGTGATAAAGCAAAAACAGCTATCATTAACACCAATGCTAATAATGATAAAACTGATGACATCAGTACTGATAACCCCTCCATAAAAATTTCATTTTCGCCGTTGCTGAACCATCAAGCCGATATCGCTCGCACGCCTGCCAGCACCATGAAACTCGTTCCCAGCTTTATTGCTTTAGACACCCTAGGCGCTGATTTTGTCTGGCATACCCGTGTCTATCATACAGGCCTTGTTATCGGTGACCGTCTGCATGGCGATTTGATTATTCAAGGCAGCGGCGATCCAAAAATGACCCACGAGCGTTTAAAACAGCTCCTTTACAAAATACAGTCGTCCGGTATCCATCATATTGACGGTGATATTATCATTGACAGTGGCGTCTTTAAAAATGTCAGTAAAGACCCTGCTGCCTTTGATAACTCGCCACTGCGTCCTTATAACGCCAGTCCCGATGGTTTTTTGGTGAATTTTAGTACCATCGGTATCAAAAGCTATCCGTTAAACGATGACCAAGCAAATCTGACTTATACACCAAAATTAGCAAATTATGATTTGCCCAGCATCATAAATACGCGTTCGGCGGCCTGTGGGCAAGCGCGTTATAGTCTCGCACCTGAGTGGCAAACAAAACAATTGGTGTTAAATACTCAGTTGCCAAATAGCTGCCAAGAGCATGCTTTTTATGTGGCTTATCCTGATGCCAAAGATTTTGCAGCACGCGTTATTGCCGCAAAATGGCAAGAGCTAGGCAATACGCTGAGTGGTAGTGTCATCACTCAAGAAGCACCTTATATTACAACGAAAAGCACCAAATCAACGCATGGTCTGGCAGCACTTCCTGTATCACCGCTGCCTATTGTCAGCTACCCATCATTGAATTTGACGCAGCAGATTTACGATATCAATCACTTTTCAAACAATGTGATGACTGAGCAAGTGGCGTTATCGATTGGTGTTTATGACAAAGTTGATAATAAAACACTCGATAAAGCTATTAATGGTTCACATAGCTTGTATCAATTTGGCACGCCGACTGCGACGAGCTATCCTGTCGCATTGCATACTATTAATCAATGGTGGCAGACCAATCTAAGCACACCGCCGCCCCATTTGACCAATGGTTCAGGACTCTGCCGCGACTGTACCATCACAGCTGCCAACCTAAGCGAGCTATTAACTTATGCTTATAGCCATCCAAGTTTTAACGCTTACGTCAACTCGTTAGGTATCGCTGGCGTCAGTGGCACCATTACCGCTCATAGTGAACGCCTACCAGAATCAGCAGCCATTGGTCGTGCGTGGATAAAAACAGGTACCTTAAACAACGTCACCTCGATGGCAGGCTATGTCAAAGGATTGTCGGGACAGGATTATGTCGTGGTTGGACTCATCAATAGTGAGCAAGCACATAACGCTTATACAGCCAGACCTGTGCTAGATGCAATGCTTGATTGGACGGCGCAGCATTAA
- the rlmH gene encoding 23S rRNA (pseudouridine(1915)-N(3))-methyltransferase RlmH produces MKVRILTVGNKMPKWVQTGFDEYFKRIQPMLSTEIVEIAAAKRAKNPSDANLAQYREQEGQAILAAHNASGREQLWVLDVKGKMISTEGLADKLADGMQQGDDIALVIGGADGVSPEVLAKADVKLSLSALTLPHPLVRVVLMEQLYRAMSINNNHPYHRGN; encoded by the coding sequence ATGAAAGTAAGGATTTTAACCGTCGGTAATAAAATGCCTAAATGGGTACAGACGGGGTTCGATGAGTATTTTAAGCGTATCCAGCCTATGCTCAGCACAGAAATCGTGGAAATTGCTGCCGCAAAGCGTGCAAAAAACCCTTCTGATGCCAATTTGGCACAATACCGTGAGCAAGAAGGACAGGCAATATTAGCCGCTCATAATGCTTCAGGGCGTGAGCAACTATGGGTACTGGATGTCAAAGGTAAAATGATTTCCACAGAAGGGCTGGCTGATAAATTAGCTGATGGCATGCAGCAAGGCGATGATATTGCACTGGTGATCGGCGGCGCAGACGGCGTATCGCCAGAAGTATTAGCCAAAGCTGATGTAAAATTGTCACTATCAGCGCTGACATTACCGCATCCGTTGGTACGTGTTGTACTAATGGAACAATTGTATCGTGCGATGAGTATCAATAATAACCATCCTTATCATCGTGGCAATTAA
- a CDS encoding DODA-type extradiol aromatic ring-opening family dioxygenase, which translates to MKYPKHATPNIPHSIHQPDDSYSHSPTPITATGVWTDAPASGSNVAKLPALFISHGAPTLAIEQSATTSALARIGQNLPKPRAILIMSAHWQSAKLEISSNPQPKTWHDFSGFPPELYELQYPASGQPALAESLAQQLTARGITCSVNPVRACDHGVWAPLRHLYPEAEIPIVQVSLPQHYDSIACYQLGAQLARLREEQILIIGSGNITHNLQALRWQADSVDQTAKAFKQWLLQQLKTDIPSALDWQQYPDYKDIHPSDEHLLPLFFALGTGQRVSVVHQSMAHHSLGMDIYRFD; encoded by the coding sequence ATGAAATATCCAAAACATGCGACACCTAACATCCCTCATTCAATTCATCAGCCTGATGACTCGTACTCTCATTCGCCAACGCCTATTACAGCGACTGGCGTTTGGACAGATGCACCTGCTTCAGGATCAAATGTGGCTAAGCTACCAGCATTGTTTATCTCGCATGGCGCACCCACGCTTGCCATTGAACAATCTGCCACGACCAGTGCACTGGCACGTATTGGGCAAAACTTACCAAAACCACGTGCCATCCTGATTATGTCAGCGCATTGGCAATCCGCCAAACTCGAAATAAGCAGTAATCCTCAACCCAAGACTTGGCACGACTTTTCAGGTTTTCCGCCTGAGCTATATGAGCTCCAATACCCTGCATCTGGTCAGCCAGCACTTGCTGAATCCCTTGCCCAGCAGCTCACTGCACGCGGTATTACTTGTAGCGTCAATCCGGTGCGGGCTTGCGATCATGGGGTGTGGGCACCGCTCAGGCACTTATATCCAGAGGCTGAGATACCTATCGTACAGGTTTCTCTACCGCAGCATTATGACAGTATCGCCTGTTATCAATTGGGTGCGCAGCTAGCACGCCTACGTGAAGAGCAAATACTGATCATTGGCTCAGGTAACATTACCCATAATCTGCAAGCATTACGCTGGCAAGCAGATAGTGTTGACCAAACGGCTAAAGCATTTAAGCAATGGCTGCTACAACAGCTCAAAACAGACATTCCTAGTGCTTTAGATTGGCAGCAATATCCTGACTATAAAGATATTCATCCGAGTGACGAGCATCTGTTGCCATTGTTTTTTGCCTTAGGTACAGGTCAGCGTGTCTCAGTTGTCCATCAAAGCATGGCGCATCATAGCTTAGGCATGGATATTTATCGATTTGATTAA
- a CDS encoding amidase: MFKEYTQYDAIALAALVNSGEVSAKELLDAAVYQANTLNPKLNAIIHRFDDRAYHAAQAGLPSGIFNGVPYLLKDLSFGFADEPITMGSRSVNIISESDSEIVKRMKATGVNTFGKTNTPEFGLIITTEPKAHGATHNPFKKGYSSGGSSGGSAASVASGIVPMAGAGDGGGSIRFPAAWCGAFGLKPSRGRNPIGPKFGEGWEGAVADHVITRSVRDSAAMLDATNGAEIGAPYVIAPPDGTFLQAAMRAPRQLTIALHQQPLIANTVVDKEVLAVLEQTAKQLEAMGHRVIPAEPNINIEQFWHDFMVVVCTHTAFTIDNIERDFGAEHIKNLEPQTYNMALLGRSLSAVDLAHAKHGWHHSQYQTGLLLETYDMILCPTVPTPAVKHGVLPPSVMDEMLMRSAGVLNKGIDMGKYAFSSGMIEKLSQPVLGKMAFTLLGNITGLPAMSLPVGMSKKGLPIGMQLIGRMNDEATLFSVAGEMERAGLFTKAAFEK; encoded by the coding sequence ATGTTTAAAGAATATACTCAATATGATGCCATAGCATTGGCGGCATTGGTCAATTCAGGTGAAGTCAGTGCTAAAGAGTTGTTAGATGCTGCCGTCTATCAAGCCAATACACTCAATCCCAAATTAAACGCCATCATCCATCGTTTTGATGACCGTGCTTATCATGCTGCACAGGCGGGATTACCCTCAGGTATATTCAATGGTGTGCCTTATTTACTCAAAGATTTGTCATTTGGCTTTGCCGATGAGCCAATCACGATGGGCAGTCGTAGTGTTAATATCATCTCTGAGAGCGACAGTGAAATCGTCAAGCGTATGAAAGCCACAGGTGTGAATACTTTTGGCAAAACCAATACGCCAGAATTTGGTTTGATCATTACCACTGAACCAAAAGCCCATGGTGCGACTCATAACCCTTTCAAAAAAGGTTACAGCTCTGGCGGTTCATCGGGCGGTAGTGCCGCGTCAGTAGCAAGTGGTATCGTACCAATGGCGGGTGCGGGTGATGGTGGTGGCTCGATACGCTTCCCTGCTGCTTGGTGCGGCGCTTTTGGACTTAAACCCAGTCGTGGTCGTAACCCGATAGGCCCTAAATTCGGGGAAGGCTGGGAAGGTGCAGTCGCAGATCACGTGATTACCCGCAGCGTACGTGACAGTGCCGCGATGCTCGACGCTACAAATGGCGCAGAGATTGGTGCGCCTTATGTCATTGCGCCACCTGATGGCACATTTTTGCAAGCAGCGATGCGCGCACCAAGGCAATTAACCATTGCCTTACATCAACAGCCATTGATTGCCAATACTGTGGTGGATAAAGAAGTGTTAGCCGTATTAGAGCAAACGGCTAAGCAGCTGGAAGCCATGGGTCATCGTGTCATACCCGCCGAGCCGAATATCAATATCGAGCAGTTTTGGCATGACTTTATGGTGGTGGTCTGCACCCATACCGCTTTTACCATTGATAATATCGAGCGTGACTTTGGGGCAGAACATATCAAAAACCTAGAGCCGCAAACCTACAATATGGCATTGCTCGGTCGCTCATTATCAGCCGTTGATTTGGCGCATGCTAAGCATGGTTGGCATCACAGTCAGTATCAAACGGGTTTGCTACTTGAAACCTATGACATGATTTTATGTCCGACTGTGCCGACACCTGCAGTTAAGCATGGTGTACTGCCACCAAGTGTTATGGATGAAATGCTCATGCGTAGCGCAGGAGTGCTCAATAAGGGCATCGATATGGGTAAGTATGCCTTTAGCTCAGGTATGATCGAAAAGCTCAGTCAGCCTGTACTGGGCAAAATGGCCTTTACACTACTGGGTAATATCACAGGATTGCCAGCGATGTCATTACCGGTAGGAATGAGTAAAAAAGGTTTGCCAATTGGGATGCAGCTGATTGGGCGTATGAATGATGAAGCGACATTATTCAGTGTGGCAGGGGAGATGGAACGAGCAGGGTTGTTTACCAAGGCAGCCTTTGAGAAGTAG
- a CDS encoding 3'-5' exonuclease has product MSWLTQLSCAWQKTQLQRPELASMFTKPVAKQWVAIDCEMTGLNPKNHHLLSVAAIHINDNTIDTGNGMHIVCRPPVMPDRDTIVIHGLRTADVEHGMSYDEMLALLLPFIGNRPIVGFCTSLDTAFLNPLVKRYMGTALPNEVIDLRHLYSRRMSGQTQGLSSQAQHLTNILAHYNIPDLGAHDAYNDAIMTAMAFLHVR; this is encoded by the coding sequence ATGAGTTGGCTAACACAGTTATCCTGCGCTTGGCAAAAAACGCAGCTACAGCGCCCAGAATTGGCATCGATGTTTACCAAACCTGTGGCTAAGCAATGGGTAGCGATTGACTGCGAAATGACGGGACTCAATCCAAAAAATCACCATTTATTGTCTGTCGCCGCGATTCATATCAATGACAATACAATCGACACTGGCAATGGCATGCATATCGTATGCAGACCACCTGTGATGCCAGACCGTGACACCATTGTGATTCACGGTCTACGTACTGCCGACGTTGAGCATGGTATGAGCTACGATGAGATGCTGGCGCTGCTGTTGCCATTTATAGGTAATCGCCCAATTGTGGGGTTTTGTACGAGTTTAGACACAGCGTTTTTAAACCCCCTGGTCAAACGCTATATGGGCACAGCATTACCCAACGAAGTCATCGATTTGCGCCATTTATATAGTCGGCGCATGAGTGGTCAAACCCAAGGGCTATCTAGCCAAGCGCAGCATCTGACCAATATTTTAGCGCACTATAATATACCCGATCTAGGCGCTCACGATGCTTATAACGACGCAATCATGACCGCCATGGCATTTTTACATGTGCGCTAA
- a CDS encoding DUF421 domain-containing protein: MDMVFFDNIDKLGRIVLTTVMVYVLIVLVTKISGKRSTSQLNNFDWIVTVMIGSLGASTILLKDIPFVEGVSSILVLYLLQFLVTKYASISPQFSSFILSEPRIVFYQGQFLPDAMRAERLTRQEIECAMRSEGVHRFDDIEAIVFESDAKLTIIPKPSPTDASDNDQNTEDTVSQTIQPLM, translated from the coding sequence ATGGACATGGTTTTTTTTGACAATATAGACAAGCTTGGACGCATCGTTTTGACGACAGTCATGGTTTATGTGTTGATCGTACTGGTGACCAAAATTTCAGGTAAACGCTCCACCTCGCAGCTCAATAATTTTGATTGGATCGTCACCGTGATGATCGGTTCACTTGGTGCCAGTACTATTCTGCTCAAAGACATTCCTTTTGTCGAAGGGGTTTCATCGATTTTAGTACTTTATTTATTGCAGTTTTTAGTCACCAAATACGCCTCTATCTCACCGCAATTTAGCAGTTTTATTTTGTCAGAGCCGCGTATTGTTTTCTATCAAGGGCAGTTTTTGCCAGATGCCATGCGCGCTGAGCGGCTGACTCGTCAAGAGATTGAATGTGCGATGCGCTCTGAAGGAGTGCATCGTTTCGATGATATTGAAGCCATCGTTTTTGAGTCTGATGCCAAGCTTACTATTATTCCAAAACCCAGCCCAACTGATGCCAGCGATAATGACCAAAATACAGAAGATACTGTCTCGCAAACCATACAGCCTTTGATGTAA
- a CDS encoding ABZJ_00895 family protein translates to MSRKTTNLNKSKTHSGGEPLPKNHESAQPKLAQYVGYFAIGYTLASAIFMMIQTKLAVNSQLVTVLSIIIGAYIAVRKFVKHQQRALNSGEINRLMFGGVAVVWLLTVIYFLAIWFWLFDAVNREVLLEMAVQQPLPLVSSLVMILVLTLVSARISLWAINRLLDPKRKTM, encoded by the coding sequence ATGTCACGCAAGACAACCAACCTCAATAAATCCAAGACTCATTCAGGTGGCGAGCCGCTGCCGAAAAACCATGAGTCAGCGCAGCCTAAACTGGCACAATATGTAGGATATTTCGCGATTGGCTATACGCTTGCCAGCGCAATATTTATGATGATTCAAACCAAGCTTGCTGTGAATTCGCAACTGGTAACGGTATTGTCTATCATTATCGGGGCTTATATCGCGGTTCGTAAATTTGTCAAACATCAGCAGCGCGCATTGAATAGCGGTGAAATCAATCGCTTAATGTTTGGCGGCGTCGCGGTGGTCTGGCTACTGACTGTCATCTACTTCTTAGCCATATGGTTTTGGTTGTTTGATGCGGTAAATCGCGAAGTCCTACTAGAGATGGCCGTCCAGCAACCACTGCCATTGGTCTCATCGCTGGTGATGATATTGGTGCTGACACTGGTCAGTGCTCGCATCAGTCTTTGGGCGATCAATCGCCTGCTTGACCCTAAACGCAAAACTATGTGA
- a CDS encoding DNA translocase FtsK, translating to MISAPLIEYLKKGIFTLLGLILAVYLFVILMTYTSNDPSWSHISSDMTTINNVGGESGAWLSDLLYSFFGFGAWWLLAFVVYESILIWWDNKPTFWLMRVVAYVFLLLSASALFAQLVALVQQLTNPGTLGLESVAGGIIGFELQARLAQLLSQWGSVIFLTAFVIITATFAFNIHWLAIYEKVKALSWLGSGVKRQGRMHDSVSTTPENINAKQNDENIAKSNAKKDAADHEQLPLELQVAGNAQAVDNSGRFSNVLSEFLATSGLAESVKASVVAATQAAMPNSAAKSSRENSEPVPVSVETPSSTVQNLASHTNTSTPSSPAMTAIRKVEPSFAWNDANTVDDLLASEQMAYHANNMNTSDSAATISVSADSNTESLETVVLDSTAISAVDMSETQSTENLPSIAQPSINELVYGETADETDNEPKSFELEDKVEAVDILADAWLAEHADVSTSTAMQSVETGQPTGTVQAANMTELPRQAVVTAPATDSFNSEMDDFTDKWFDEEPELSEDFEPSYISNEASVAKAVDVVEPVAPAADMTPTNTPPSNPKLPPTVETRVTASAIEPIVAPKPTVSFAVPEGDSSNHITDMMPEDDSAEDVNAPVMPDISDDAAFSQKSRSMQTAAYRSSLTPIPEISILDKPDPDRKPSYTVAELEQLSELLEIKLQEFNVKANVVNAIPGPVVTRFEVELAAGVKASKVTGISRDLARSLSMASLRVVEVIPGKPYIGIEVPNKQREMVRLIELLNTEKFQDPKAQISMAMGKDIGGNAIITDLARAPHMLVAGTTGSGKSVLVNSMLLSMLLKYTPNELRLILIDPKQLELANYNDIPHLLTPVVTDMTEAASALSWCVAEMERRYQLMSLLKVRKLNEFNKKVIAAEKSGNPMLDPLWRPNDSVSISQAPKLKTLPMIVIVADEFADMIMQVGKQAEELITRLAQKSRAAGIHLMLATQRPSVDVITGLIKANIPVRAALRVNSKVDSRTILDSGGAEDMLGNGDMLFLGPGQIEPDRVHGAYVGDEEVNRVCDAWRERGAPDYIDNMAGNFELSSPSSGGSTANASGEDDDLYNDAVAFIMETRKVSASSIQRKFSIGYNRAARIVDSMEDAGLVSSMGKSGKRELLM from the coding sequence GTGATATCAGCACCGCTTATTGAGTATTTAAAAAAGGGAATATTTACCCTCCTTGGGTTAATACTGGCCGTCTATCTATTTGTCATTTTGATGACATATACCAGTAATGATCCTAGTTGGTCGCATATCAGTAGCGATATGACCACGATTAATAATGTAGGCGGCGAATCGGGTGCTTGGTTATCTGACTTGCTTTATAGCTTCTTTGGTTTTGGTGCATGGTGGCTGCTGGCGTTTGTGGTTTATGAATCTATCCTTATTTGGTGGGACAACAAGCCAACGTTTTGGCTGATGCGAGTGGTTGCTTATGTGTTTTTATTATTAAGTGCCAGTGCTTTGTTTGCACAATTGGTGGCGTTAGTACAGCAATTGACCAATCCAGGAACGCTAGGACTGGAAAGCGTGGCTGGTGGCATAATTGGGTTTGAATTACAGGCGCGTTTGGCACAGCTTTTATCGCAGTGGGGGAGTGTAATTTTCTTGACAGCATTCGTCATTATTACCGCGACCTTTGCCTTTAATATTCATTGGCTAGCGATTTATGAGAAGGTTAAGGCGCTATCGTGGCTTGGCTCAGGGGTGAAGCGTCAGGGTAGGATGCACGATAGCGTGTCAACCACGCCAGAAAATATCAATGCCAAGCAAAATGATGAAAACATAGCCAAGAGTAACGCGAAAAAAGACGCAGCCGATCACGAGCAGTTACCACTTGAGTTGCAAGTTGCTGGCAATGCTCAAGCCGTAGACAACAGTGGTCGGTTCAGCAATGTGTTGTCAGAGTTCTTGGCAACGTCAGGGTTGGCTGAGAGCGTTAAAGCTTCTGTAGTTGCCGCAACACAAGCGGCGATGCCTAATTCAGCTGCTAAATCTAGTCGTGAGAATAGTGAGCCTGTCCCTGTCTCAGTAGAAACACCTAGCAGTACTGTTCAAAATCTAGCAAGTCATACGAATACATCGACGCCGTCAAGTCCTGCCATGACTGCTATCCGTAAAGTCGAGCCAAGCTTTGCTTGGAACGATGCCAATACTGTCGATGACTTGTTAGCCAGCGAGCAAATGGCTTATCACGCTAATAATATGAACACTTCTGATTCAGCTGCTACTATTTCTGTATCTGCTGATAGCAATACTGAGTCGTTAGAGACAGTGGTGCTAGACTCTACAGCGATATCAGCCGTAGATATGTCCGAAACTCAATCAACAGAGAACTTGCCTTCAATAGCTCAGCCATCAATAAATGAGCTGGTATACGGTGAGACGGCTGACGAAACGGATAATGAGCCTAAATCGTTCGAGTTAGAGGATAAAGTGGAGGCCGTTGATATACTGGCCGATGCATGGTTGGCAGAGCATGCTGATGTCTCAACATCTACAGCTATGCAGTCTGTAGAAACAGGGCAACCTACAGGAACAGTGCAAGCAGCCAATATGACTGAGCTGCCCAGACAAGCAGTAGTCACAGCGCCTGCGACAGACTCATTTAATAGCGAAATGGACGACTTTACTGATAAATGGTTTGATGAAGAGCCTGAACTGTCAGAGGATTTCGAACCTTCTTATATATCTAATGAAGCGAGTGTCGCCAAAGCAGTAGACGTGGTTGAACCAGTTGCGCCAGCCGCTGATATGACGCCGACCAATACGCCACCGTCTAATCCTAAACTGCCGCCTACGGTAGAAACCCGCGTCACAGCGTCAGCTATTGAACCAATAGTCGCGCCTAAACCAACGGTAAGTTTTGCGGTACCTGAGGGCGATAGTAGCAATCATATCACTGACATGATGCCAGAGGATGATAGTGCTGAAGATGTCAATGCGCCCGTTATGCCAGATATTAGTGATGATGCCGCCTTCAGTCAAAAATCACGCTCGATGCAAACAGCTGCCTATCGTAGTAGCCTAACGCCTATTCCAGAGATTTCTATTTTGGATAAGCCAGACCCTGATCGTAAGCCCAGTTATACCGTCGCCGAGCTTGAGCAATTATCAGAGTTACTAGAGATTAAGTTACAAGAATTTAATGTAAAGGCGAATGTGGTCAACGCCATTCCGGGTCCTGTTGTTACCCGCTTTGAAGTGGAGCTTGCTGCTGGAGTAAAAGCCAGTAAGGTTACCGGTATTTCACGTGATTTGGCGCGCTCGTTATCGATGGCGTCTTTACGTGTGGTTGAAGTCATTCCGGGTAAGCCATATATCGGTATCGAAGTACCCAATAAGCAGCGCGAAATGGTACGTTTGATTGAGCTATTGAATACCGAAAAATTCCAAGATCCCAAAGCTCAAATCAGCATGGCGATGGGTAAGGACATCGGTGGTAATGCCATCATTACTGACCTTGCGCGCGCGCCGCATATGTTGGTTGCTGGGACTACAGGTTCGGGTAAATCGGTATTGGTCAACTCGATGCTACTATCGATGCTACTCAAATATACGCCAAATGAGCTGCGTCTCATCTTGATTGATCCAAAGCAGCTCGAGCTTGCCAACTATAATGATATCCCGCATCTGTTAACACCAGTCGTCACCGATATGACTGAAGCGGCCAGTGCTTTATCATGGTGCGTGGCAGAGATGGAACGTCGCTATCAACTGATGAGTTTACTCAAAGTGCGTAAGCTTAATGAGTTTAATAAAAAGGTCATTGCTGCTGAAAAATCGGGCAATCCGATGCTTGATCCTTTGTGGCGACCTAATGACAGCGTGAGTATCAGTCAAGCGCCGAAGCTAAAAACCTTGCCGATGATTGTCATTGTCGCGGATGAGTTTGCCGATATGATTATGCAAGTCGGTAAACAAGCCGAAGAGCTTATCACCCGTCTTGCACAAAAATCGCGGGCAGCTGGGATTCATTTAATGCTGGCTACCCAGCGTCCATCGGTCGATGTCATTACTGGTCTGATTAAAGCCAATATCCCCGTTCGTGCAGCGTTACGTGTGAACTCAAAAGTGGATTCGCGGACGATTCTGGACAGTGGCGGTGCCGAAGACATGCTGGGTAATGGTGACATGCTATTTTTAGGACCTGGGCAAATTGAGCCAGATCGTGTGCATGGTGCCTATGTCGGCGATGAAGAGGTCAACCGTGTTTGTGATGCGTGGCGCGAACGCGGTGCGCCTGATTATATTGACAACATGGCAGGTAACTTTGAACTGTCTAGTCCTAGTAGCGGTGGTAGTACGGCGAATGCATCTGGTGAGGACGACGACCTTTATAACGATGCTGTGGCCTTTATTATGGAGACGCGGAAAGTTTCTGCTTCTAGTATCCAGCGTAAATTTAGCATCGGCTATAACCGTGCCGCACGTATCGTAGATTCTATGGAGGACGCGGGGTTGGTCAGCTCAATGGGCAAAAGCGGTAAGCGTGAGCTATTAATGTAG